One part of the Vicia villosa cultivar HV-30 ecotype Madison, WI linkage group LG6, Vvil1.0, whole genome shotgun sequence genome encodes these proteins:
- the LOC131609773 gene encoding LRR receptor-like serine/threonine-protein kinase GSO1, which produces MATTMKTLPTLSLLLCFFSFVLLVLCSEDEIITKNVLLEVKSSFVNDPENVLENWSEDNTDYCTWRGVSCDSLHVVVGLNLSDSKLTGSISSSLSLLQNLLHLDLSTNHLVGPIPPSLSNLTKLESLLLYSNQLTGQIPIELGSLVSLQVLRIGDNGLTGEIPSSLGNLVNLVALGLASCKLTGLIPYQLGRLTELQNLILQDNELTGPIPSELGNCSSLVRFTASDNKLNGTIPSQLGQLRSLQILNLANNTLTGEIPSQLGQLDNLNYLSLMENKLEGHIPPSLSQMGNLQNLDLSKNKLSGGIPEEFGNMHQLKFLVLVGNPLSGKIPKTLCSNATSLETLLISTNGLYGEIPSELSQCKSLKQIDLSHNLLNGTIPLEIYDLVNLTDLLLHNNSLIGSLSPSIGNLRNLKTLALYHNKLHGALPKEIGMLGKMEILYLYDNQFLGNIPNEIGNCSNLKMVDFFGNRFGGRVPITIGRLKELSFLHIRQNELVGEIPATLGNCHKLTVLDLADNNLSGGIPATFGYLKDLQQFMLYNNSLEGGIPHQMANVANLTRVNLSKNRLNGSLAPLCSSRDFLSFDVTGNELDGEIPPNLGNSMSLKRLRLGGNKFSGEIPRTLGKIVDLSLLDLSGNSLTGPIPGELSLCNKLSSVDLSNNLLVGHVPSWLGNLPSLGKLNLAFNQFSGPFPLGLFKLPTLLVLSLNNNSLNGSLPDGIGDLDSLNVLRLENNNFSGPIPRAIGKLGNLYELNLSRNVFSGDIPNEIGSLQNLQTVLDLSYNNLSGQLPSSLGSLSKLEALDLSHNQLTGKVPPNIGEMISLDKLDISYNNFQGALGKRFSRWPSEAFVGNFHLCGASLGSCGGSSQNKLSGLSETAVVIISAISTLAAIVILVVAVRIFLRNRQYFWSKDSELACIFSSSTSQAKKRLLFPVSTAGKRDFRWEDIMAATNNLSDEFIIGAGASGTVYRVELPTGETVAVKKISLKDEYLLHKSFIREIKTLGRIKHRHLVKLIGCCSNRNKGNGCNLLIYEYMENGSVWDWLHGNALKLKRNLDWETRFKIALGLAQGMEYLHHDCVPMLIHRDIKSSNILLDSNMDAHLGDFGLAKALIENHDSNTESTSCFAGSYGYIAPEFGYSLKATEKSDVYSMGIVLMELVSGKMPTDEAFRTGIDMVRWVERNINAKGTEREELIDPELKPLLPFEEFAAYQVLEIALHCTKTAPMERPTSRQVCDLLQHVSKNKKVEFKKKMDLDTYN; this is translated from the exons ATGGCAACAACAATGAAAACATTACCAACACTTTCACTTCTCTTGTGTTTCTTCTCTTTTGTTCTATTAGTCCTTTGTAGTGAAGAtgaaataatcactaaaaatgtGCTTTTGGAGGTTAAGTCTTCTTTTGTGAATGACCCTGAAAATGTTTTAGAAAATTGGTCGGAGGATAACACTGATTATTGTACTTGGAGAGGTGTTTCATGTGACTCGTTGCATGTTGTGGTTGGACTCAACCTGTCTGACTCGAAACTCACTGGGTCAATTTCATCTTCACTCAGTCTTTTACAAAACCTACTCCACCTTGATCTTTCAACTAATCATCTTGTGGGTCCCATTCCACCTTCTCTCTCAAATCTCACTAAATTAGAATCTTTGCTTCTTTATTCAAACCAACTCACTGGTCAAATTCCAATCGAGTTGGGTTCGTTAGTGAGTCTCCAAGTTTTGCGAATCGGTGACAATGGACTCACTGGCGAGATTCCATCTTCGTTGGGTAATCTTGTTAACCTTGTTGCCCTTGGTTTGGCTTCATGCAAACTCACCGGTTTGATTCCGTATCAACTCGGTCGACTCACTGAGTTACAAAATTTGATCTTGCAAGACAACGAGTTGACAGGTCCGATTCCGTCCGAGTTAGGAAACTGTTCGAGCCTCGTCCGCTTTACTGCTTCTGACAACAAACTCAACGGCACAATCCCGAGTCAACTGGGTCAGCTCAGGAGCCTCCAGATTCTCAACCTTGCAAACAACACATTAACAGGGGAGATTCCGAGTCAACTCGGTCAATTGGACAACCTTAATTATCTCAGTTTAATGGAAAACAAGCTCGAGGGTCACATTCCACCGTCATTATCTCAAATGGGTAACCTTCAAAATCTTGACTTGTCAAAGAACAAACTCAGTGGAGGAATTCCAGAAGAGTTTGGTAACATGCATCAGTTGAAATTCTTAGTTCTTGTTGGAAACCCCTTAAGTGGAAAAATTCCAAAAACTTTATGTTCCAATGCAACAAGTTTGGAGACTTTATTGATTTCAACGAATGGACTTTATGGTGAGATTCCATCTGAGTTGAGTCAATGTAAGTCATTGAAGCAAATTGATTTATCCCACAATCTTCTCAATGGAACAATTCCTCTTGAGATTTATGATTTGGTGAATTTAACAGATCTTTTGCTTCACAACAATAGTTTAATTGGTTCGCTTTCACCTTCCATAGGGAACTTAAGAAACTTGAAAACTCTTGCATTGTATCATAACAAGTTGCATGGTGCTTTGCCTAAGGAGATTGGGATGCTTGGGAAGATGGAGATTTTGTATCTTTATGATAATCAGTTTTTGGGGAATATACCGAATGAGATTGGTAATTGCTCAAATTTGAAAATGGTTGATTTCTTTGGTAACCGTTTTGGTGGAAGAGTTCCGATTACGATTGGGAGATTGAAGGAGTTGAGTTTTCTTCATATTAGGCAGAATGAGCTTGTTGGTGAGATTCCGGCTACGCTTGGGAACTGTCATAAATTGACTGTGCTTGATTTGGCGGATAACAACCTCTCTGGTGGAATTCCTGCTACGTTCGGGTACCTCAAAGATTTGCAGCAGTTCATGCTTTACAACAATTCTCTTGAAGGTGGTATTCCGCATCAAATGGCGAATGTAGCAAACTTGACAAGAGTTAATCTTTCAAAGAACAGATTGAATGGAAGTTTGGCTCCGTTGTGTAGCTCTAGagattttctttcttttgatgttACAGGTAATGAACTTGATGGCGAAATTCCTCCAAACTTGGGAAACTCTATGTCTCTCAAGAGGCTAAGATTAGGAGGTAACAAGTTTTCTGGTGAAATTCCGAGGACGTTGGGAAAAATCGTTGATCTTTCTTTGTTAGATCTCTCGGGAAATTCTCTTACAGGGCCAATACCAGGTGAACTATCTCTGTGTAATAAACTTTCCTCTGTTGATTTAAGCAATAACCTTCTTGTTGGACACGTACCGTCGTGGCTTGGTAATTTGCCTAGTTTAGGAAAGCTTAATCTTGCATTCAATCAGTTTTCCGGGCCTTTTCCACTAGGCTTATTCAAGTTACCTACATTGTTGGTTCTTTCTTTGAATAACAATTCTCTTAATGGAAGTCTCCCTGATGGTATTGGTGATCTCGATTCGCTTAATGTCCTTAGgcttgaaaataataatttttctggACCGATTCCTCGTGCGATAGGTAAGTTGGGAAATCTTTATGAGCTCAATCTATCCAGAAATGTCTTTAGTGGTGACATACCAAATGAGATTGGAAGTCTTCAAAATCTCCAAACTGTTTTGGACTTGAGTTACAATAATCTCTCTGGCCAGCTTCCATCTTCTCTTGGTTCGTTGTCTAAATTAGAAGCACTTGATTTGTCTCACAATCAACTCACAGGAAAAGTTCCTCCAAACATAGGTGAAATGATTAGCTTGGATAAGCTTGATATCTCTTATAATAATTTTCAAGGTGCATTGGGTAAGCGATTCTCACGCTGGCCGTCTGAGGCGTTTGTAGGGAACTTTCATCTTTGTGGAGCCTCTCTCGGTAGCTGCGGTGGTTCTTCCCAAAATAAGCTTTCAGGGTTAAGTGAGACAGCTGTGGTCATAATCTCTGCAATTTCAACTCTAGCTGCAATTGTGATACTTGTTGTTGCAGTTAGAATCTTCTTGAGAAATAGGCAATATTTTTGGAGCAAAGATAGCGAATTAGCCTGTATTTTCTCTTCCTCTACATCACAAGCAAAAAAGCGGCTGCTGTTCCCAGTAAGTACTGCTGGAAAACGAGATTTCAGGTGGGAAGACATCATGGCTGCTACAAACAATTTGAGCGACGAATTCATAATCGGTGCTGGAGCTTCTGGAACTGTCTACAGAGTTGAATTGCCTACCGGCGAAACCGTGGCTGTCAAGAAGATTTCGTTGAAAGACGAATATCTGTTGCATAAAAGCTTTATCCGAGAAATAAAGACTTTGGGCAGGATTAAGCATCGACATTTGGTGAAACTGATCGGTTGTTGTAGCAATCGAAACAAAGGAAATGGTTGTAATCTGTTGATATACGAGTACATGGAAAACGGAAGTGTTTGGGATTGGTTACACGGAAACGCTCTCAAGTTAAAGCGAAACCTTGACTGGGAGACAAGGTTCAAAATCGCTTTAGGGTTAGCTCAAGGAATGGAGTATCTTCATCATGATTGCGTACCAATGCTCATTCACAGGGACATCAAATCCAGCAATATATTGCTAGATTCTAACATGGATGCACACTTGGGAGATTTTGGATTGGCAAAAGCACTCATCGAGAATCATGATTCTAATACTGAATCTACTTCTTGTTTTGCAGGCTCTTATGGTTACATAGCTCCAG AGTTTGGATACTCGCTAAAGGCGACAGAGAAAAGCGATGTGTACAGCATGGGAATTGTGCTAATGGAACTTGTGAGTGGAAAAATGCCAACAGATGAAGCTTTTAGAACAGGTATAGACATGGTGAGATGGGTGGAGAGGAACATCAACGCAAAAGGAACCGAGCGCGAGGAACTAATAGATCCCGAGTTGAAACCACTTTTACCTTTTGAAGAGTTTGCAGCATATCAAGTGCTTGAGATAGCTTTGCATTGCACCAAAACCGCACCGATGGAGAGACCAACATCAAGGCAAGTTTGTGACCTTCTTCAACATGTGTCCAAGAACAAAAAAGTGGAGTTTAAGAAGAAGATGGATTTGGATACTTACAACTGA